The following coding sequences lie in one Oncorhynchus kisutch isolate 150728-3 linkage group LG3, Okis_V2, whole genome shotgun sequence genomic window:
- the LOC109887758 gene encoding ataxin-1-like: MKPGHERNQECLPPKKRDLNNSTSSSSAGGGAGSGVGGGVGEEVPSTQSSGVGSDTQGGGTAEEWLHAQPGLHYGVESAEGLQGLPVDQYSMLYRVALPSVSYSQTSLHPVLSHISPAYTVPSSLLQHHPGISYPPLGYAQIPHSSFQFVSPYGAVPYAVPPGFVPSTLISPSVALSQPHLVPYQSVIQEGLVSPPTQAHVSAHAFAKVGSSGGVPLMLTSEQAAQHLGPLPAAELSPRGVPVFYHPQGTRAAPAPRDPYSGEQETDREVNGGEREQAAREMLQDSVYNARNARLLQAASASVALEHAQDRSLKSRRLDERASPGQRSTPDTDLEVQQVVGRLASPVQGVSGGRKEVSFGPLNLSQGSQRGREAHGEAGESTGRTAYAIHPVVYGDPRVTAHQQQAGQPGHAVILANGQTVLVPLDYHQHHQPPQHYPSRTNDDTSAVTMASPTTYSKASESPARVCLPDRAVVELAVVEQQPISVPVAAALTQALAPAPTPAPSNPSHFMKGAIIQLATGELKRVEDLQTQDFVRSAEVSGGLKIDSSMVVDIRTSQQRPGLVALHFTVGEQQSKVTIDVPPEHPFFVFGQGWSSCSPERTAQLYGLACHHLQVGDVCVSITLQQPPQQQKPPLQQQQQQQQQQTQARTSTKVNSTSGAIGQPMGPPAPQQPRPQPHFRMERVHRERERGEKEEPMQLGGVVQSEMPTRPNRTSAEQTRSQSSYYLHTEGSARPGAGVGVVSTVSSASQRRWSAPGLQRYMKVEEGAHPQLGPSGSSRPSFIPQEVKLSIEGRSNAGK, from the exons ATGAAGCCGGGTCACGAGCGCAATCAGGAGTGCCTGCCTCCCAAGAAGAGGGATCTCAACaacagcaccagtagtagtagtgcgGGAGGAGGGGCAGGAAGTGGGGTgggagggggagtgggggaggaAGTGCCCTCCACTCAGAGCTCAGGGGTCGGTAGTGACACTCAGGGAGGTGGCACAGCAGAGGAGTGGCTGCATGCTCAGCCTGGTCTACACTATGGAGTAGAGAGTGCTGAGGGCCTCCAAGGGCTGCCTGTTGACCAGTACAGCATGCTCTATAGGGTggctctcccctctgtctcctactCCCAGACCAGTCTACACCCAGTGTTAAGCCATATCTCTCCAGCTTACACTGTCCCCTCATCTCTCCTACAGCATCATCCAGGTATCTCCTATCCCCCTCTAGGCTATGCCCAGATCCCCCACTCCTCTTTCCAGTTTGTCTCTCCATATGGTGCAGTCCCTTATGCAGTCCCTCCTGGCTTTGTTCCCAGCACCCTGATCTCCCCCTCAGTTGCCCTCTCCCAGCCCCACCTGGTCCCCTACCAGTCAGTCATCCAGGAGGGGTTGGTCTCCCCTCCTACCCAGGCCCATGTATCTGCCCATGCCTTTGCCAAAGTGGGGTCGTCCGGAGGGGTCCCGCTGATGCTGACCTCGGAACAGGCTGCTCAGCACCTGGGCCCGCTGCCCGCCGCAGAGCTCAGTCCTCGGGGAGTGCCTGTCTTTTACCATCCTCAGGGCACCAGGGCTGCGCCTGCCCCCAGGGACCCCTACAGCGGGGAGCAGGAGACGGATAGGGAGGTgaatggaggggagagggagcagGCAGCCAGGGAGATGCTCCAGGACTCAGTCTACAATGCCAGGAATGCAAGGCTGCTGCAGGCAGCATCCGCCTCTGTAGCACTGGAGCACGCACAGGACAGAAGCCTGAAGAGCCGCAGGCTGGACGAGAGGGCTTCGCCTGGGCAGCGCAGCACCCCAGACACTGACCTGGAG GTTCAGCAGGTTGTTGGTCGCCTAGCCTCTCCTGTCCAAGGTGTGAGTGGAGGGCGCAAAGAGGTGTCCTTTGGTCCCCTGAACCTATCCCAGGGCtcccagagaggcagagaggctcatggggaggcaggggagagtaCTGGCCGGACAGCATACGCAATCCACCCTGTGGTGTATGGAGACCCCAGGGTGACGGCCCATCAACAGCAGGCAGGGCAGCCAGGCCACGCGGTCATCTTGGCCAATGGACAGACAGTCCTGGTCCCCTTAGattatcatcaacatcatcagcCACCCCAGCACTACCCCAGCCGGACAAATGACGACACCTCTGCTGTCACCATGGCCTCACCCACCACCTACTCTAAAGCCTCTGAGTCTCCAGCCAGAGTGTGCCTCCCAGACAGGGCTGTGGTGGAACTGGCCGTCGTGGAGCAGCAGCCTATTTCTGTTCCAGTCGCGGCAGCCCTCACGCAGGCCCTGGCCCCGGCGCCCACCCCTGCCCCCTCCAATCCCTCCCATTTCATGAAGGGGGCCATCATCCAGCTGGCCACGGGGGAGCTGAAGCGTGTGGAGGACCTGCAGACTCAGGACTTTGTGCGGAGTGCTGAGGTGAGCGGGGGGCTGAAGATCGACTCCAGCATGGTGGTGGACATCAGGACCAGCCAGCAGAGACCCGGCCTGGTGGCGCTGCACTTCACAGTGGGCGAGCAGCAGAGCAAGGTGACCATTGACGTGCCCCCAGAACACCccttctttgtgtttggccaggGCTGGTCCTCCTGCAGCCCAGAGCGCACGGCCCAGCTCTATGGCCTGGCCTGCCACCACTTGCAGGTAGGAgacgtgtgtgtgtccatcacTCTGCAGCAGCCACCCCAGCAACAGaaaccgcccctgcagcagcagcaacaacaacaacagcagcagaccCAAGCCAGGACTTCCACCAAAGTCAACTCTACATCAGGGGCCATCGGCCAGCCCATGGGGCCCCCTGCCCCCCAGCAGCCCAGGCCACAGCCTCACTTCAGGATGGAACGCgtccacagagagagggagaggggggaaaaagAGGAGCCTATGCAGCTAGGGGGTGTTGTGCAGAGTGAGATGCCTACCAGACCAAATAGGACTTCAGCAGAGCAAACTAGGAGCCAGAGCAGTTACTATTTGCACACGGAGGGTTCTGCTCGTCCAGGGGCGGGGGTGGGAGTGGTGTCGACAGTGTCGAGCGCGTCTCAGAGGCGCTGGTCCGCCCCCGGCCTTCAGAGATACATGAAGGTAGAGGAAGGGGCGCACCCTCAGCTGGGCCCCTCCGGCTCCTCTCGACCCTCCTTCATCCCACAGGAGGTCAAACTGTCCATCGAGGGGCGCTCTAATGCTGGGAAGTAG